Part of the Polyangiaceae bacterium genome, CCCCCACCGGGTGAAGCGCCTGGCCCAGCGCCTGGTCGTGCTGACGGAGGAGAGGAACCCTGCGCTGCTCGGCATCGCGGCGCTGGCCGCCGCGCACCGCGACGACGCCGCCCGCGCCGTCCAGTCGGCGATCTTGGCGGTGCTCTTGGCGCGGGAGATCACGCCGGAGCGCCAGCCAATGGTCCGGCTCGCGATGAGCGCTCTTCTGGCCGACGCCGGCCGCATTCGCCTGTCCGCCGGCTCGTCGAGCCCCCTCGGCGGCCTGTCCGACGAAGAAGAGAGCTGGGTCCCGGCCGTCACGGCGCTCTTCTGCATCGCGACCGGCGGCGTCAACCCCCACAGCGCCGAGCGCACCGTGACCGTCTTCGAGACGACCTGGCTCGAGCGCAGCGCCGTGCTCGGCCCGTGCCGGATCGACGAGACCCCGCTCACCCAATCCGAGCTCCTGGCCTTCGTGCGCAAGCTGGTCGATCACATCGCGCCGTGCGACGCACGTCCTGCGCTCTCACCCGCCGAGGCGGTGGACGCAATGGCCGCGGATCCGAGCGCGAGCCGCTTCCTGGTGCGCCTCCTGATCCGCACGCTCGGGATGGTCCCGGCCGGCAGCGTCGTGGAGCTGGACAGCGGCGAGTGGGCCGTGGTCATCGCGACCTCGGCGCGGGCGACCGGCGCCCCGGTGCTGCGCGTGGTGACCGATGCCAAGGGTACGCCGCTCTCGCACCCCACTACGCTGGATCTGGGCGCAACGATCGCCGGCCGGAACGCGCCGGCGATCCGGCGCGTGCTCTCGGCGTCGGAGGCCCGCTTCAACGTGACTCGGGCGTTCTTGCACTGAGCGCGCAGTCCCGCTCGGTAGTCCTGCGCATCAAGTCACGTCGCGGAGCCAAGAAGGCGATTCTGGCGGTTGCCGCCTCAATCCTGCAGGCGGTCTACTTCATGCTCCGCGACGGCGTCGAATACCACGACCTGGGCTCCGACCACTTCGACCGCCGCGACAAGACCAAGGCGATCGGCCGCCTGGTCCGCCGCCTCGGCGACCTCGGCTGCAAGGTCGAGATCCAGATGATCGCCGGCTGACGGGTTGGTTTCCTAGTAGTAGTCGGGCCGGACAGAGGTCGAGAAGCGACGCGTTCTCGAAGAGTTGAGGACGGTCACGGGTACGGCGCGCGACCAGGCGCAAATTCGCACTCGAGGTCAGGACGGGCCGGCGCTGGAGCGGAGGGCGTGGCCATTCGGGGGCGCTGGTGAAGCACTGGCGGCGTCGGCGAAGTGGGCGCACGACGCAGAGCTCGATGACCGCGAGTGCGGCACTGCGTGCAGCTGCCTGGAGGGAGCGCCATCGGACTCGAGCTCGACGCGCAGCTTCCGGACCCACGGCGCTGCCGCTGACAAAGACCACCAAGGGCATCCCGTGCACGCCCGTTTGTTTGCGGGCGTGCGAGCAGCGTTTCAGCGTACGGTGACCTGAAGGAAAGAGCATCGAGACGTCGATTTCTCTTGACGCATTCTCGAGCGACGCGCGTTCGCGTTCGACGACCACGCGGGTGAGGGCCTCTCGCTCGCGCGTGGTGACGCGCTCGTGCGCGTTCGTGCGCGCGACGACGCGCGACGCGTTCAGATGCCCGAAACGCGCTCAGCGTGTCAGCAGCGAGCTCGAAAAATCGCGTGATATGCCAGAAAGCATGAACGCTCTCTCTTCGGTCTCCGACCACGAGCTCCGCGAGCGACTTTCGGCCGCCGTGAGCTCGGAGCGGTCGGCGTGCGCCAACGTCATCTTCCACCTGGCAGAGCTCGACCGCCGCAGGCTGTGTTGTTCCCGTTCCACGCCACACCACCGACAGCGATTCCGCGACTGCGGCAGACCGGAAGCGAGTTCCTCCGGCTCGGCCGGACTGTCTATTTCGATGCGTGTTCCTCCCTCTTCGCCTACTGCACCGAGCGCCTCGGCTATTCCGAGGACAGCGCGACCAAGCGTGTGCGTGTGGCCCGCCTGGCCCAGCAGTTCCCCCAGGTGCTCGATGACCTCGCCAGCGGCGAGCTCCACCTGACGGGGCTGTTCCTGCTCTCCGGCCACCTGACGGACGACAACGCCGAGCAGCTCCTCGCCGAGGCGCGAGGGAAGTCCAAGCGACAGCTCGAGGAGCTGCTCGCCCGCTGGTTCCCGCGGCCGGCCGTGCCGCCGACCATCACCCCGGTCACGCCCGAGCCGGTACAAGGGCAGTTGTCCACATGGTCCGGGGCAGGTACCCCGGCCCCGCCGGCCCAGGCGCCTCGCCCTCGCGTCGAGCCGCTCTCGCCGGAGAGCGTTCGCGTGGAATTCAGCGCCCACGCTGCGTTCCGCGACAAGCTCGAGCAGGCCCGGGCGCTGCTCAGCCACACGGTGCCCAGCGGCGACCTCGCGACGATCCTCGAGCGCGCGCTGGACCTGCTCATCGAGCGGGAGACGAAGCGCCGCGCCGGCGCGGGCAAGCCCCGCAAGCGCCGCGAGACGAAGCCGGGCTCGCGGCACGTTCCGGTGGAAGTCCAGCGAGCGGTCAGGGAGCGGGACGGCGACCAGTGCACCTTCACCGACGCCGAAGGGCGGCGGTGTTCGGCGACGCGCTTCTTGACCATCGAGCACATCGACCCGTTCGCGAAGGGCGGGCCCACGACGGTGGACAACTGCTGCTTGCTTTGCAGACCTCACAACGCCCACCGAGCGCGCCAGGTCTTCGGTGAGGACCACATCCAGAACGAGATCTCGGAGGCGCGAGCGAGGCGAAGACAGAGCACGCCACCGGCGCCACCAGCGCCGACGCCCGCGCCCGAGGGCGGCGTGTCCGAAAAGGTGCTCGGAGCGCTGGTTCGGATGGGGTTCAAGCGAGCGGACGCGCGGCGAGCCGTCGAGCAAGCGCGCCTCTGCGAGGTGGAGCCGCTGCTCGAGCCGATGCTTCGCGCGACGCTCGCCATTCTCACACCGTGAGACGGTTCGGGCACACCCCACGTCGAATGGGGTGTGCACGGATTGCCCTTGGTGGTCATTGTCAGCGGCAGCGCCGTGGGCACGCATGCGGACGAAGGAAAGGAGCTCATCTGTGCCTCGAACAGGTCGCACTCAACGCAGAGTCATCGGCATGCTCGTCAAACGCTTCGGCGACGCGCGCCTCGACGAGGTCCGCGACCCGCGCAACCCACGCGGGCGTCGCTGGCGCTCGGGCGGTGCGCGACCTCGGACTTCACTACCTGTTTGCCGTCAAGAGCACCCAACCCTCCCTCCACACCGAGGCCGTGCGCTGGATGGGTGGCCTGGAGCCTGACCAGGCCGCCGCCACCAGCACGGATCTCGACCACAGTCGCTCCGTCGTGCGGCGCATCTACCTCGGTGAAGCCCTTGCCGCGCCGGAAGGTTGGGAGCATCTCAGGACCGTGCTCCGCGTCGAGGTCGAGACCCTCGACTCCAATGGCGTCCGGGTCGCGAACGACAACCGCTACTTCGTCTCCAGCTTGCCACGCTCTCGTCTCACCGATGCCGAGTGGCTGCTCGTCGTACGGCGCCACTGGGGCGTCGAGACTGCCCATCAGCTTCTCGATGGCGCCTTCGCCGAGGACCATCATCCGTGGATCGAACAGAACCCGCGAGCCACGGTCGTCGTGATGGTGCTGCGGCGCATCGCATACACGCTGCTCGCGCTCTGGCGCGGGGTGACTTTGCGCAGCGACGAACAGCGTAGGCGGCCCTGGCGCGACCTGATGCGCGACATCTGGCTCTGCACAGTCAAGGCCACCGCAGAGACCCCTCGAAACTCGAGTGACCGCCGGCTCCCGCCGGCGCCTGCGTGACCCGTGCCGAGGCCTTCGCGCCGACCTGCTCTTTGACAGACTCCGCGTCGATCACCGCCCTCGGGCTCCTGCCCCCGTAGAGGCTCGATGGCACTTGCTCCTGTGCGGCCCAGTACCTCTCCACCGCCCCGTCCCCGGGTCACCACTTCCCCGCCGGTGGTGGCGACCCAGCTCGACTCGCGGAGAACCGATCGAGACTGACTGAGCGCGCCGGGCCCTTGCGGCCGACGGGTCGCCGATCTACGCGCTCGGGCCTGTCATGAAGATCCACGAGTACCAGGGCAAGCAGATCTTCGCGAAGTACGGCATTCCGGTGCCCAAGGGCTACCCCGCCTTCAGCACCGAGGAGGCCGAGAGCGCCGCGAAGCGACTCATCGACGAGACCGGCATCCCGGTCGTGGTCGTCAAAGCGCAGATCCACGCGGGCGGACGCGGCAAGGGCGGCGGCGTGAAGGTCGTCAAGGACGGCCCGAAGAAGGCCCGCGAGGTCGCGGACGCGCTGCTCGGCATGCAGCTCGTGACGCACCAGACCGGCCCCGGCGGGCAGAAGGTGCGCCGGCTCTACATCGAGCAGGGCATGGCCATCGCGCGCGAGCTCTACCTCGGCATGGTCGTCGACCGCGAGAAGAAGCGCATCGCCATCATGGCCAGCACCGAGGGCGGCGTCGAGATCGAGAAGGTCGCGGCGGAGACCCCGGAGAAGATCCTGACCGAGCACATCGACCCCGCGCTCGGGCTCGGCGGCTGGCAGGCGCGCAAGCTGGCCTATGGCCTGAACATCGCCAAGGGCAGCCCGAAGCCGAAGGAGACCGTCAAGCAGTTCGCCGACATCGTCACCAAGCTGGGCCGCCTGTTCGAGAAGGAAGACTGCTCGCTACTCGAGATCAATCCGCTGGTGGTGCTCGAAAGCGGGGACGTCCTCGCCCTCGACTCGAAGATCAACTTCGACTCCAACGCCGAGGGTCGGCACCCCGAGTGGAAGGAGCTCGAGGACAAGGACGAAGAGGACGCGGTCGAGCTCGAGGCCAAGGAGGCCGGCCTCTCCTACATCAACTTGGACGGCGACATCGGCTGCCTGGTCAATGGCGCGGGCCTGGCCATGTCCACCATGGACATCATCAAGCACTTCGGCGGCGAGCCCGCGAACTTCCTGGACGTCGGCGGCGGCGCCACGAAGGAGCAGGTCACCAAGGCCTTCAAGATCATCCTGCACAGCGACGAGGTGAAGGGCATCTTCGTCAACATCTTCGGCGGCATCATGAAGTGCGACGTCATCGCCGAAGGCGTGGTGGCGGCGGCCAAGGAGATCGGCCTGTCGGTCCCCTGCGTGGTGCGCCTGGAGGGCACCAACGTGGACCTCGGCAAGAAGATCCTGAGCGAGAGCGGGCTGAAGATCGTCCCGGCCGGCACCATGGCGGATGGTGCGCAGAAGATCGTGGGCCTGGTCCGCGGCGCCTGAACGAAAGAACCACGAACCATGTCGATCCTCGTCAACAAGAACACCCGCGTCGTCGTCCAGGGCATCACCGGCTCCGCCGGCTCCTTCCACGCCAAGCAGTGCGTCGCCTACGGCACGCAGATCGTCGCCGGCTGCACCCCCGGTCGCGGCGGAGAGACCTTCGTGGCCGAGGGCCCGGACGGCAAGAAGATCGAGATCCCGGTCTTCGACACCATGGCGGACGCCGTCAAGCAGACCGGCGCGGACACCTCCTGCGTGTTCGTGCCCCCGCTCGGCGCGGCGGACTCCATCCTCGAGGCCGCGGACGCCGGCTGCCGCCTGATCATCGCCATCACCGAGGGAATCCCGGTCATGGACATGATTCGCGCGCGCCGCGTGCTCGAGGGCAAGAACGTGCGCCTGGTCGGCCCGAACTGCCCGGGAGTCATCACCCCCGGCGAGTGCAAGATTGGCATCATGCCCGGCCACATCCACAAGCCCGGGAAGATCGGCGTGGTCAGCCGCTCCGGCACGCTCACCTACGAGGCCGTGGGCCAGCTCACCGCGCTCGGCATCGGGCAGAGCACCTGCATCGGCATCGGCGGCGATCCCGTGAACGGCACGGACTTCATCGACGTCCTCAAGCTGTTCAACGAGGACCCGAACACCGAGGGTGTGATCATGATCGGCGAGATCGGCGGCAACGCCGAGGAGCGCGCCGCCGACTACATCAAGGCGCACTTCAAGAAGCCGGTGGCGGGCTTCATCGCCGGCACCACCGCGCCGCCCGGCAAGCGCATGGGCCATGCCGGCGCCATCATCAGCGGCGGCAAGGGCACGGCCAAGGACAAGATCGCTGCGCTGACCGCCGCCGGCGTGAAGGTGGCCCCGACGCCCAGCGACATGGGCGTGACGCTCCAGAGCATGCTCTGACTCGAGTCTCACCCCCACCACGACTTGACCTGCGTCAACCCGTAGCCGGCAGCGTTTGCGCTGCCGGCTGACTCGAGGACCCTGACTCGCGCCACCCGACGTGGCACGCTTGAGGTCGTCGATGCGCATCCCGACCGTTGCGCTCTTGGTGGTGCTGGGGCTCCCGCCGTGCGGCAACCCGGACCCGTCCGGTGCCACGACGGGACTGCTCTCGGTCGCCAACGACTCCAACGTGGACGTGTCGTTCGAGTTCACGGCCGGAGGAAAGCGCTTGCCGGGCTGCTTCTGGGTGCTCCGTGGTCGCAGCACGACGTTCGAGCTGCCGCGGGGCCACCTGACCTGGTCGTATTCCATCGGCGGCGCGCAGTTCTCCGGTGGCGCCGACCTCTCCGCGGGCTTCCCCAAGATGCTGCGCTGCGCGACGGCGCAAGCGCGCCTGGGCGGCGACGTCCCGAAGTGCGAGCCGGCGACCCCAGCGTCGACACCGCCGCCGAAGGACTCCCAGGCGATGCTGGTCGGCGCGACGCTCGGCTTCCTGGCGGAGCTGAGCCAGAAGCTCGCGCGCGGGGAAGAGAACGCGGTGGCGGAGCTCATCGAGCCGCCCTTCACCGTGGAGTGGACCGGTGAGGTACCCGGCACCAGGAGGGTCAAGAGCGCCAGGCACCTGCTCGAGGTTCGCTCCGAGCTCGCGCTGGACCCCGAGGCTCTCGCAGCCGCCAAGGCGCGCGGCGCCGACGCCCGCAGCGGCGAAGACGACTGCGGCAAGGACGCGGTCGACTGGTCCAAGGGCGAGCCGGCGCTCAGCTGCGACGGCCGGACGGTGAGCGTCGCGCTGCGCCCATCCGCTGCGTGCGGGCAGTTCGGCCACGTGGACACCTGGAAGCTCGAGAGCTCCGGAGATCGCTGGCGGCTCGTCGGCAAGGGAGTGAAGACGCCCGGCTCACCGGCTCGGTGAGCCCGCGCCGCTT contains:
- the sucD gene encoding succinate--CoA ligase subunit alpha, with the translated sequence MSILVNKNTRVVVQGITGSAGSFHAKQCVAYGTQIVAGCTPGRGGETFVAEGPDGKKIEIPVFDTMADAVKQTGADTSCVFVPPLGAADSILEAADAGCRLIIAITEGIPVMDMIRARRVLEGKNVRLVGPNCPGVITPGECKIGIMPGHIHKPGKIGVVSRSGTLTYEAVGQLTALGIGQSTCIGIGGDPVNGTDFIDVLKLFNEDPNTEGVIMIGEIGGNAEERAADYIKAHFKKPVAGFIAGTTAPPGKRMGHAGAIISGGKGTAKDKIAALTAAGVKVAPTPSDMGVTLQSML
- a CDS encoding HNH endonuclease, whose translation is MFPFHATPPTAIPRLRQTGSEFLRLGRTVYFDACSSLFAYCTERLGYSEDSATKRVRVARLAQQFPQVLDDLASGELHLTGLFLLSGHLTDDNAEQLLAEARGKSKRQLEELLARWFPRPAVPPTITPVTPEPVQGQLSTWSGAGTPAPPAQAPRPRVEPLSPESVRVEFSAHAAFRDKLEQARALLSHTVPSGDLATILERALDLLIERETKRRAGAGKPRKRRETKPGSRHVPVEVQRAVRERDGDQCTFTDAEGRRCSATRFLTIEHIDPFAKGGPTTVDNCCLLCRPHNAHRARQVFGEDHIQNEISEARARRRQSTPPAPPAPTPAPEGGVSEKVLGALVRMGFKRADARRAVEQARLCEVEPLLEPMLRATLAILTP
- the sucC gene encoding ADP-forming succinate--CoA ligase subunit beta encodes the protein MKIHEYQGKQIFAKYGIPVPKGYPAFSTEEAESAAKRLIDETGIPVVVVKAQIHAGGRGKGGGVKVVKDGPKKAREVADALLGMQLVTHQTGPGGQKVRRLYIEQGMAIARELYLGMVVDREKKRIAIMASTEGGVEIEKVAAETPEKILTEHIDPALGLGGWQARKLAYGLNIAKGSPKPKETVKQFADIVTKLGRLFEKEDCSLLEINPLVVLESGDVLALDSKINFDSNAEGRHPEWKELEDKDEEDAVELEAKEAGLSYINLDGDIGCLVNGAGLAMSTMDIIKHFGGEPANFLDVGGGATKEQVTKAFKIILHSDEVKGIFVNIFGGIMKCDVIAEGVVAAAKEIGLSVPCVVRLEGTNVDLGKKILSESGLKIVPAGTMADGAQKIVGLVRGA